One region of Ananas comosus cultivar F153 linkage group 9, ASM154086v1, whole genome shotgun sequence genomic DNA includes:
- the LOC109715200 gene encoding L-type lectin-domain containing receptor kinase IV.1-like, with product MLLKFPSFRFSLLLLLLILKLAASSPTEKEFTFNGFSGANLTLDGIATVSSDGLLILTNTTEKQKSHAFHPSPLSFRRNLSDGSIPSFSTTFAFAIVPTENAGIGGHGIAFVITPSTDFSNALSDQYLSLFNESNNGDAANHVVAIELDTILNIEFKELRSEESRPAGYYADDTGEFRNLTLISGKAMQVWVDYNGPDAKLKVTLSPINAIGTPTMKPTKPLMSFTVNLSAVLLDLPVHVGFSAATYPLMTSQYVLGWSFAMNVGQAHAPPLNYSKLPAIPRMNLKGHKSRTLGLGLAVASLVFVLLVTFVAFAVARWRSRYSELREDWELEFGPHRFSYRDLFRATNGFRERELLGAGGFGKVYRGTLPTSRAEVAVKRVSHESRQGMRQFVAEIVSMGRLRHRNIVQLLGYCRRKGELLLVYDFVPNGSLDKYLHYDRAHKPALGWSQRFRIVKGVAAGLLYLHEEWEQVVVHRDIKASNVLLDGEMNARLGDFGLARLYDHGTDPQTTHVVGTTGYIAPELARTSRATTATDVFAFGVFILEVACGRRPVEQPTVGWQGEQFLLVDWVTENWRKGSILDTVDAGLGGEYAREEAEMVLKLGLMCSHPQPAARPSMRLVVQYLEGHVPLPEPSPAYLCFTKLSFPHNVGFDDYVASYSSSVPSASTLSGGR from the exons ATGCTTCTGAAGTTTCCATCCTTCcgcttctctcttcttctcctccttctcatTCTTAAGCTTGCGGCTTCTTCTCCTACTGAAAAAGAATTCACCTTCAATGGATTCTCTGGGGCCAACCTCACCCTCGACGGCATCGCGACGGTATCTTCCGACGGCCTCTTAATCCTAACAAACACcacagaaaaacaaaaaagccaCGCCTTCCATCCTTCCCCTCTCAGCTTCCGACGCAACCTCTCCGACGGCAGCATCCCCTCCTTCTCCACCACCTTCGCCTTCGCCATCGTCCCAACCGAGAACGCCGGCATCGGCGGCCACGGGATCGCCTTTGTAATCACCCCCTCGACAGACTTCTCCAATGCCTTATCCGACCAGTACCTTAGCTTATTCAACGAGAGCAACAACGGCGACGCCGCCAACCATGTCGTCGCCATCGAGCTCGACACGATACTCAACATTGAGTTCAAAGAGCTGCGGTCCGAAGAGTCGCGCCCCGCCGGATACTATGCGGACGATACCGGAGAATTCAGGAACTTGACCCTCATCAGTGGCAAGGCCATGCAAGTGTGGGTCGACTACAACGGCCCAGATGCGAAGTTGAAAGTTACGCTCTCCCCTATAAACGCAATTGGAACGCCGACGATGAAGCCTACTAAACCTTTGATGTCTTTCACGGTCAACCTCTCCGCCGTGCTGTTAGACTTGCCCGTGCACGTGGGCTTCTCCGCGGCGACGTACCCCCTGATGACGTCCCAATACGTCCTCGGATGGAGCTTCGCCATGAACGTAGGTCAGGCTCACGCCCCGCCCCTGAACTACTCGAAGTTGCCCGCGATCCCCCGCATGAATCTCAAAGGTCATAAGTCGAGGACTCTGGGCTTGGGGTTGGCCGTGGCTTCTTTAGTGTTCGTGCTCCTGGTGACGTTTGTGGCGTTTGCTGTGGCACGGTGGCGAAGCAGGTACTCGGAGCTTCGTGAGGATTGGGAGTTGGAGTTCGGGCCGCACCGATTCTCATACCGAGACCTCTTCCGAGCCACCAACGGCTTTAGGGAGAGGGAGCTGTTAGGAGCCGGCGGCTTCGGCAAGGTCTACAGAGGAACGTTGCCGACTTCACGGGCAGAGGTGGCGGTGAAGAGGGTCTCCCACGAGTCGCGGCAGGGGATGCGGCAGTTCGTGGCGGAGATTGTCAGCAtgggccgcctccgccaccgcaacATCGTGCAGCTGCTCGGCTATTGCCGTCGCAAGGGGGAGCTTCTCCTGGTCTACGACTTCGTCCCCAACGGTAGCCTCGACAAGTACCTGCACTACGACCGGGCTCATAAGCCTGCACTCGGGTGGTCCCAGAGGTTCCGGATCGTGAAGGGTGTCGCGGCGGGACTCCTCTATCTTCACGAAGAGTGGGAGCAAGTCGTTGTGCACAGAGACATCAAGGCGAGTAATGTACTGCTGGACGGCGAGATGAACGCCAGGCTGGGGGATTTCGGTCTCGCTAGGCTGTACGATCACGGCACCGATCCGCAGACGACCCATGTGGTGGGGACGACTGGTTACATTGCGCCAGAGCTCGCAAGGACCAGTAGGGCAACTACTGCCACCGACGTCTTTGCTTTCGGAGTTTTCATCTTAGAG GTTGCTTGTGGGCGGAGGCCGGTGGAGCAACCGACCGTGGGCTGGCAAGGGGAGCAATTCCTGTTGGTGGATTGGGTGACCGAGAACTGGCGGAAGGGTTCGATTCTCGATACAGTGGATGCCGGACTGGGAGGAGAGTACGCGAGGGAGGAGGCGGAGATGGTGCTGAAGCTGGGGCTGATGTGCTCGCACCCGCAACCTGCGGCGCGGCCGAGCATGCGGCTGGTCGTGCAGTACTTGGAGGGCCATGTGCCCCTCCCAGAGCCATCGCCGGCTTATCTCTGCTTCACCAAACTATCATTTCCTCACAATGTTGGTTTTGATGACTATGTTGCCTCCTATTCATCTTCCGTGCCGAGTGCATCTACTCTCTCCGGAGGAAGATGA